In Gordonia iterans, the following proteins share a genomic window:
- a CDS encoding oxidoreductase — MSGWSISDIPDQRGRRIVITGANSGLGEQMALILGRAGADVVLACRNLDKARAVADEIGPRATVASLDLADLASVRAFAEGFSGADVLINNAGVMAVPLRRTADGFEMQIGTNFLGHFALTGLLLDRIDDRVVTLSSLMHKNARLDVDDLNWHRRKYNRWTAYSDSKLADLMFALELAERLAEADSPKESLAAHPGYAATELQLHTESPLDWVMKLGNLTPIAQSAEDGALPALFAATSPHAVNGEYYGPKSLGGMRGAPAVAGYRRAASDREVRAKLWAEAELLTGVTFSAL; from the coding sequence ATGAGCGGCTGGTCGATTTCGGACATTCCGGATCAGCGGGGGCGGCGGATCGTCATCACCGGCGCCAACAGCGGCCTCGGCGAGCAGATGGCCTTGATCCTGGGTCGCGCGGGCGCCGACGTGGTGCTGGCGTGCCGCAACCTCGACAAGGCCCGCGCGGTCGCCGACGAGATCGGTCCCCGAGCCACCGTGGCCTCCCTGGATCTGGCCGACCTGGCCTCGGTACGCGCGTTTGCCGAGGGCTTCTCCGGCGCCGACGTGCTGATCAACAACGCCGGTGTGATGGCGGTGCCGCTGCGGCGCACCGCCGACGGATTCGAGATGCAGATCGGCACCAATTTCCTCGGCCACTTCGCGCTGACCGGACTGCTCCTGGACCGGATCGACGACCGCGTGGTCACGTTGTCGTCGCTCATGCACAAGAACGCACGGCTCGATGTCGACGATCTCAACTGGCACCGCCGCAAGTACAACCGCTGGACGGCCTACAGCGACTCCAAGCTCGCCGATCTGATGTTCGCGCTGGAGCTGGCCGAGCGGCTCGCCGAGGCGGATTCGCCCAAGGAGTCGCTCGCCGCGCATCCCGGTTACGCCGCGACCGAGTTGCAGCTGCACACCGAGTCGCCGCTGGACTGGGTGATGAAGCTGGGCAACCTGACGCCGATCGCGCAGTCCGCCGAGGACGGGGCGCTGCCCGCCCTCTTCGCGGCGACCTCCCCGCACGCGGTGAACGGGGAGTACTACGGGCCCAAGAGTCTGGGCGGCATGCGCGGTGCGCCCGCCGTCGCCGGATATCGGCGAGCGGCGAGCGATCGCGAGGTACGCGCCAAGCTCTGGGCCGAGGCCGAACTCCTGACCGGGGTCACCTTCTCCGCACTCTGA